One segment of Paenibacillus rhizovicinus DNA contains the following:
- a CDS encoding sugar phosphate isomerase/epimerase family protein: MKLAINTLGCPDWTWAQIMDEAVRLGYDGIEVRGIQDELLLTKCEPFLPERLEATKDALRGKGLTICCLSTSCSFHAPHRYEDAIQEGKDAIDLAERLGVPYIRVFGDAIPDKSNKEATIAAVAAGLQTLGAYAESKPVRVLIETHGDFADHDDLLAVLSRTQSPAIGVLWDIQVTFKHNGQLPAETYAKLGSYMQHVHVKDFIGSHDSGRICLPGEGDVPIEDCLALLREHGYDGYYSFEWEKRWHPEIDGPEVAFPAFIRYMSEHAKKGIQ; this comes from the coding sequence TTGAAACTCGCAATCAATACGCTTGGCTGCCCGGATTGGACATGGGCGCAGATTATGGACGAGGCGGTTCGTCTCGGTTATGACGGCATCGAGGTGCGCGGCATTCAAGACGAACTGCTGCTTACGAAATGCGAACCGTTCCTGCCGGAACGGCTCGAAGCGACCAAAGACGCGTTGCGCGGCAAGGGCTTGACGATTTGCTGCCTCAGCACTTCTTGTTCCTTCCATGCGCCTCATCGTTACGAGGATGCGATCCAAGAAGGCAAAGACGCCATCGATTTGGCCGAACGGCTCGGCGTGCCTTATATTCGCGTATTCGGCGATGCGATTCCCGACAAGTCGAATAAAGAAGCGACGATCGCCGCCGTCGCTGCCGGGCTCCAAACCTTGGGCGCGTATGCGGAGAGCAAGCCGGTTCGCGTGCTCATCGAGACGCATGGCGATTTTGCCGATCACGATGACCTGCTGGCCGTACTGAGCCGCACGCAATCCCCGGCAATCGGCGTGCTCTGGGATATTCAAGTCACGTTCAAGCATAATGGGCAGCTGCCCGCAGAAACTTACGCGAAGCTGGGTTCCTACATGCAGCATGTTCACGTGAAGGACTTCATCGGTTCCCATGATAGCGGGCGAATTTGCTTACCGGGGGAAGGCGATGTTCCGATCGAAGATTGCCTGGCATTGCTGCGGGAACACGGTTACGACGGCTATTATTCATTCGAATGGGAGAAGCGGTGGCATCCGGAAATCGACGGGCCTGAAGTCGCGTTCCCCGCGTTTATCCGCTATATGTCGGAGCACGCGAAGAAGGGGATCCAATGA
- a CDS encoding Gfo/Idh/MocA family protein: MTTHNIGIIMNGVTGRMGTNQHLIRSILAIRNQGGVALPNGDVIMPDPILVGRQAHKLEALARKHGISRWSTDLDACLADPNDTVYFDAQTTLHRADSIKKAIAAGKHIYCEKPTADSLEQSLAIARLAKEAGVKHGVVQDKLFLPGLLKLKRLLDAGFFGKVLSVRMEFGYWVFEGDWQTAQRPSWNYRKEEGGGIIVDMFAHWRYVLDNLFGEVKAVSCLGTTHIPQRIDEQGERYACTADDAAYATFLLEGGIVVQANSSWAVRVNRDDLLTIQVDGTEGSAVAGLRECKAQHRVNTPKPVWNPDIPNPFAFAEQWQEVPDNGQFDNGFKVQWEHFLKHLVTGSPFPWDLLEGAKGTQMAELGLQSWAERRWVDVPPLQV; encoded by the coding sequence ATGACAACGCACAACATCGGCATTATTATGAACGGCGTAACGGGACGGATGGGCACGAACCAGCATCTTATCCGGTCCATTCTCGCAATCCGCAATCAAGGCGGCGTCGCGCTCCCCAATGGGGATGTCATTATGCCTGATCCCATTCTGGTCGGACGGCAAGCGCATAAGTTGGAAGCGCTTGCCCGGAAACATGGCATTTCCCGCTGGAGCACCGATTTGGATGCTTGCTTGGCGGATCCGAATGACACGGTTTATTTCGATGCGCAAACTACGCTGCACCGCGCGGACAGCATCAAGAAAGCGATCGCCGCCGGCAAGCACATCTATTGCGAGAAGCCGACGGCGGACAGTCTCGAGCAGTCGCTCGCGATTGCCCGGCTGGCAAAGGAAGCCGGCGTGAAGCATGGCGTCGTCCAGGACAAATTATTTCTGCCGGGGCTGCTCAAGTTAAAGCGGCTGCTCGATGCGGGATTTTTCGGCAAGGTGCTGTCCGTGCGGATGGAATTCGGCTATTGGGTATTCGAGGGCGATTGGCAGACTGCCCAGCGGCCTTCCTGGAATTATCGCAAGGAAGAGGGCGGCGGCATCATCGTCGATATGTTCGCGCATTGGCGTTACGTGCTGGACAACTTATTCGGCGAGGTGAAAGCCGTCTCTTGCCTCGGTACGACGCATATTCCGCAGCGGATCGATGAACAGGGCGAGCGTTATGCGTGCACGGCCGACGATGCTGCGTACGCGACGTTCCTGCTCGAAGGCGGCATCGTCGTTCAGGCCAATTCGTCCTGGGCGGTGCGCGTGAACCGCGACGACCTGCTGACGATTCAAGTGGACGGAACGGAAGGCAGCGCCGTCGCGGGGCTGCGAGAATGCAAAGCGCAGCATCGGGTGAACACGCCGAAGCCGGTCTGGAATCCCGATATTCCGAACCCGTTCGCATTCGCGGAGCAGTGGCAGGAGGTTCCGGACAACGGGCAGTTCGATAACGGGTTCAAAGTCCAATGGGAGCATTTCCTGAAACATCTCGTCACCGGCAGCCCGTTCCCTTGGGACCTGCTCGAAGGCGCCAAAGGCACGCAAATGGCGGAGCTTGGACTCCAATCCTGGGCGGAACGGCGTTGGGTCGACGTGCCGCCGCTTCAAGTATAG
- a CDS encoding Gfo/Idh/MocA family protein, with the protein MRPLQVGIIGLGRSGRDIHGDVVSRLPELYQLAAVSDPMEERLRRAEQEWGCATYTDYRSLLKHEGLDLVVNASPSHLHVPISLEILESGLHALCEKPLAHRAEEVDLLIAASERTGRRMAVFHQSRYVPGYQQLLQVVRSGVLGRIVQASFRFNQFVRRWDWQTLQEKNGGNLLNAGSHLLDQALQLYGPGIQPDVFCRMDKANSFGDAEDYVKILLTHGSGPVVDLEISSCDAYAGYEYQVQGTRGGLVGTRSELNWRYYKPEEAPHRELVTEPISHADGSPAYCSERLIWHEESWSLPAEEESLIYPSIAAVYYRMLYEHLANGAPLEITLQEARRQLAVTEQCFRQNPDYAIGHRN; encoded by the coding sequence ATGAGGCCGCTTCAAGTCGGCATCATCGGCCTCGGCCGCAGCGGCCGCGATATTCATGGCGACGTGGTTAGCCGTCTGCCCGAGCTGTACCAGCTGGCAGCGGTCAGCGACCCGATGGAAGAACGGCTCCGCCGGGCGGAGCAAGAGTGGGGCTGCGCGACATATACGGACTACCGTTCGCTGCTCAAGCATGAAGGTCTCGATCTGGTCGTCAACGCATCGCCGAGTCATCTGCACGTGCCGATCTCGCTTGAGATCTTGGAAAGCGGCCTGCACGCATTATGCGAGAAACCGCTTGCCCATCGAGCGGAGGAAGTGGACCTGCTGATTGCGGCTTCGGAACGGACGGGACGACGCATGGCGGTCTTTCACCAATCGCGCTATGTTCCGGGCTATCAACAGCTGCTGCAAGTCGTGCGTTCGGGCGTGCTCGGCCGCATCGTGCAAGCGAGCTTTCGGTTTAATCAGTTCGTGCGGCGATGGGACTGGCAGACGCTGCAGGAGAAGAACGGCGGCAACCTGCTGAATGCGGGCTCGCATTTGCTCGATCAGGCGCTCCAACTGTACGGGCCAGGAATTCAGCCTGACGTCTTCTGCCGCATGGATAAGGCCAATTCATTCGGAGATGCGGAGGATTATGTGAAAATCCTGCTGACGCACGGCAGCGGGCCGGTCGTCGATCTGGAGATCAGCTCCTGCGACGCCTATGCCGGCTATGAATATCAGGTGCAGGGTACGAGAGGCGGACTCGTCGGCACGCGAAGCGAGCTGAACTGGCGGTATTATAAGCCGGAGGAAGCGCCGCACCGGGAGCTGGTCACGGAGCCGATCAGTCATGCGGACGGATCGCCGGCCTATTGTTCGGAGCGGCTGATCTGGCATGAAGAATCGTGGTCGTTGCCGGCCGAAGAGGAAAGTCTGATCTATCCGTCCATCGCGGCCGTCTATTATCGCATGCTGTACGAGCATCTCGCGAACGGTGCTCCGCTGGAAATTACGCTGCAAGAAGCGCGGCGCCAGCTTGCCGTAACGGAGCAGTGTTTCCGGCAAAACCCCGATTATGCGATCGGACACCGGAATTGA
- a CDS encoding sugar phosphate isomerase/epimerase family protein, which translates to MLSLPQAVDACVRADVPSIALWRHKIAETGLAAASRLIRDSGLRVSSLCRGGMFPAATAEARRERMDDNRRAVDEAAELGTGVLVLVCGPAPDRDIAGARRMVEEAIAELVPYAESCGVCLGIEPLHPMYAAERSVINLLSQASEIAEQYRPDQVGIVVDAFHVWWDPGLYGQIERAAGRIVGYHVSDWIVPTPDLLMGRGMMGDGVIELRRIREAVEAAGYRGPIEVEIFNRAVWDLPVDESLALIKSRYLEHV; encoded by the coding sequence ATGCTGTCCCTGCCGCAGGCCGTCGATGCCTGCGTGCGGGCCGATGTGCCGTCGATTGCGCTATGGCGGCACAAGATCGCCGAGACGGGGTTAGCCGCCGCAAGCCGCCTCATCCGCGATTCCGGCTTGCGCGTATCCAGCTTATGCCGCGGCGGCATGTTCCCGGCGGCGACGGCCGAAGCGCGCAGGGAACGGATGGACGACAACCGGCGCGCCGTCGACGAAGCGGCGGAGCTCGGCACCGGCGTGCTCGTCCTCGTCTGCGGGCCTGCCCCGGATCGCGATATCGCCGGCGCCAGACGGATGGTCGAGGAAGCGATCGCCGAGCTCGTGCCTTACGCGGAGTCGTGCGGGGTGTGCCTTGGCATCGAGCCGCTTCATCCGATGTATGCGGCCGAACGTTCCGTCATCAATTTATTGTCGCAAGCGAGCGAAATCGCGGAGCAATACCGGCCGGATCAGGTCGGCATCGTCGTCGATGCGTTTCACGTATGGTGGGATCCAGGCTTGTACGGCCAGATCGAACGGGCAGCCGGAAGAATCGTCGGCTACCATGTGTCCGACTGGATCGTGCCGACGCCGGATTTGCTCATGGGACGCGGCATGATGGGGGATGGCGTCATCGAGCTGCGCCGCATTCGCGAAGCCGTCGAAGCGGCTGGATATAGGGGGCCGATCGAAGTGGAGATTTTCAACCGGGCGGTCTGGGATCTGCCCGTCGACGAGTCGCTCGCCTTGATTAAGAGCCGTTACTTGGAACATGTGTAG
- a CDS encoding amidase family protein: MANTFTLHNLDIEEASIAELQHAMEEGRLTSKELVFGYLARIAAYDQAGPRIHAVLEINPDAIFIAEALDMERQQIGARGPLHGIPILVKDNIETGDKLSTSAGALALEQHRCDEDAFLIRRLREAGAVILGKTNMTEWANAMSSSMWAGYSSRGGQVAHPYGEFFRGGSSTGSAAAVAMNFAAAAVGTETSASILSPAIQMSIVGIKPTVGLVSRTGIIPFSYSQDTAGPMARTVADAAFLLNGLIGRDEQDPATCRDRSMAVKRDYSAYLDENGLRGARIGVFCEVPEQVRNGGEYDETLFQQAVNDVRAAGAEIVEEIRIPSFHGPWKWNKMNLEFKHAIDRYLHRLPAHMPIHSLTELIRWNKEHEDRALKYGQDGLEYRDSLSNPLRNSDYIQESFQDLQLAQNEGIDHALREYRLDAILFPSYIGADLSAKAGYPSIAVPAGFQGNGRPFGITFAGTAFSEPTLIRLAYAYEQRTKHRVKPKV, translated from the coding sequence ATGGCAAATACATTTACCTTGCATAATTTGGACATCGAAGAAGCGAGCATCGCCGAGCTGCAGCATGCCATGGAAGAGGGGAGGTTGACCTCGAAGGAGCTGGTATTCGGCTATCTGGCCCGTATTGCGGCCTATGATCAAGCCGGTCCCCGAATCCATGCTGTCCTGGAGATCAATCCGGATGCGATCTTTATTGCAGAAGCACTAGACATGGAACGGCAGCAGATTGGCGCGAGAGGTCCGCTTCACGGCATTCCGATTCTCGTGAAAGACAATATCGAAACCGGCGATAAATTGAGCACGAGCGCCGGGGCGCTTGCACTGGAGCAGCATCGTTGCGACGAGGATGCTTTTCTCATTCGGCGCTTAAGGGAGGCCGGAGCTGTCATCTTGGGCAAGACCAATATGACGGAATGGGCGAATGCCATGTCCTCCTCGATGTGGGCGGGCTATAGCTCTAGAGGCGGACAAGTCGCGCATCCGTACGGGGAATTCTTCCGAGGGGGATCCAGCACCGGTTCGGCAGCGGCGGTAGCGATGAATTTTGCCGCTGCGGCGGTAGGCACGGAAACTTCAGCATCGATCTTAAGTCCAGCCATTCAAATGTCGATCGTCGGCATTAAACCGACCGTAGGTTTGGTCAGCCGAACCGGAATTATTCCGTTCTCCTATTCGCAGGATACAGCGGGTCCGATGGCGAGAACAGTAGCGGATGCGGCCTTCCTGTTGAACGGATTAATCGGAAGAGACGAGCAAGATCCAGCGACTTGCCGAGATCGCAGCATGGCTGTCAAACGAGATTACAGCGCTTATCTGGATGAGAACGGGCTGCGAGGCGCGAGAATCGGCGTCTTCTGCGAAGTTCCGGAACAGGTGCGAAACGGCGGCGAATACGATGAGACGCTGTTCCAACAGGCCGTAAACGACGTAAGAGCCGCAGGCGCGGAAATCGTCGAGGAGATTCGAATTCCGTCCTTCCACGGACCTTGGAAATGGAACAAAATGAATCTGGAATTCAAACATGCGATTGACCGCTATTTGCATCGCCTCCCGGCACATATGCCAATCCATTCGTTGACCGAGTTGATCCGATGGAATAAGGAACACGAAGATCGGGCGTTGAAATATGGCCAAGACGGTTTGGAATACCGAGACAGCCTGTCCAATCCACTCCGCAACAGTGACTACATCCAGGAGTCATTCCAAGATCTGCAGCTTGCGCAAAACGAAGGCATCGATCACGCCTTGCGAGAATATCGATTGGACGCTATCCTGTTTCCCTCCTATATCGGCGCTGATTTAAGTGCCAAGGCCGGCTATCCGTCCATTGCCGTGCCTGCAGGGTTCCAGGGAAATGGGAGACCGTTCGGCATTACGTTTGCCGGCACCGCCTTCAGCGAACCGACGCTCATCCGACTCGCATACGCCTACGAGCAGCGAACGAAGCATCGCGTGAAGCCGAAAGTGTAA
- a CDS encoding stalk domain-containing protein, which produces MRSKVRSSLLIASTALLLFSGLSRASAAPAASPVSPPVSIMLDGYPLPFPVAPYVTAGTTMVPFRAIAEALNIEIAWTDKTQTLTATKSEVGAAAPTTVVLHKNDKQAFVNGQQEQLRVAPTVKDGSLFIPLSFFSTAFGAEVSWDGVFQTVSITSPIEPMYSEAFYAISSYSKVGFVPNFNAVSFGWTRLDATGNLVLNGRDYYWPKPAGDVTPESIVQDAADAGDSPSLMAVATDGNGEETKLLQDPSLQTTVIEQLVSLASQNHFSGITLDFENLGLKGDVPAIRQSFTDFVQKLDQSAEAANLKLTLALHPPNSSYRGYDYEELAKYADEIIIMAYEYTYADGPEPMNRVNEAIQLALQSVPKSKLVLGISMGSENAQTVGNKIGLAKRYGLKGVAFWYLGLISDASMSAIQDSIVKR; this is translated from the coding sequence ATGCGTTCGAAAGTAAGATCATCCCTGCTGATTGCCAGTACGGCACTCTTGTTATTCTCAGGACTATCGCGTGCTTCAGCCGCGCCGGCGGCTTCGCCCGTTTCACCGCCGGTCAGCATTATGCTGGACGGTTATCCGCTTCCTTTTCCGGTTGCCCCATATGTGACGGCGGGAACGACGATGGTGCCGTTTCGCGCGATTGCCGAAGCGTTGAACATCGAGATCGCGTGGACGGATAAGACGCAAACATTAACTGCCACGAAATCGGAGGTTGGGGCGGCAGCGCCGACGACGGTCGTCCTGCATAAGAACGATAAGCAAGCCTTCGTCAACGGGCAGCAGGAGCAGCTTCGCGTCGCGCCGACGGTGAAGGACGGATCTCTCTTCATTCCTCTCAGTTTCTTCAGCACGGCGTTCGGCGCGGAGGTAAGCTGGGACGGCGTTTTCCAAACGGTCTCCATTACTTCGCCGATCGAGCCGATGTACTCGGAAGCCTTCTATGCCATTTCTTCTTACAGCAAGGTCGGTTTCGTTCCGAATTTCAACGCCGTTTCGTTCGGATGGACCCGGCTCGATGCGACCGGCAATCTCGTCTTGAACGGCAGAGATTACTACTGGCCCAAGCCGGCAGGCGACGTAACGCCGGAGTCCATCGTGCAAGACGCTGCGGATGCCGGCGACAGTCCGAGCCTGATGGCGGTCGCCACGGACGGCAACGGCGAAGAGACGAAGCTGCTGCAGGATCCGTCGCTTCAGACGACCGTTATCGAGCAGCTCGTATCGCTCGCGTCGCAGAATCACTTCAGCGGCATCACGCTCGATTTTGAAAACCTCGGCCTCAAGGGAGATGTGCCGGCGATTCGGCAATCGTTCACCGACTTCGTGCAGAAGCTGGATCAAAGCGCCGAGGCAGCCAACTTGAAGCTGACGCTCGCCCTTCATCCGCCTAACAGCTCGTACCGCGGCTACGATTACGAGGAACTCGCGAAGTATGCGGATGAAATCATTATTATGGCGTATGAATACACATATGCGGACGGACCCGAGCCGATGAACCGCGTGAACGAAGCGATTCAGCTTGCGCTTCAATCCGTTCCGAAATCGAAGCTCGTGCTCGGCATTTCGATGGGCAGCGAGAATGCGCAAACGGTCGGCAACAAGATCGGCCTTGCCAAACGATACGGCCTTAAAGGCGTGGCATTCTGGTACCTCGGCCTCATCAGCGATGCCTCCATGAGCGCGATTCAAGATTCGATCGTGAAACGTTAA
- a CDS encoding dihydrodipicolinate synthase family protein codes for MNGTTTIKLPQADGSLLDYKLANTEPITAPALPLRSRIAYSAAHVVCDPRSDAEPMLGAAIDWQATMAYRHHLWSLGLAVAEAMDTAQRGMGLDWLRAKELIGHSLAEAEAVKGRIACGAGTDQLVPGPQVMIEQVIEAYAEQCEYIESRGGQVILMASRALAAAAKSPADYERVYGTILRQVSRPVILHWLGDMFDPALAGYWGERDADAAMEVCLRVIHAYPDKVDGIKISLLDADKEVRMRRRLPSGVRMYTGDDFNYPALIEGDEHGYSHALLGIFDAIAPVAAAAIHALDNGDTDRYRALLAPTLPLSRHIFQRPTYAYKTGIVFMAYLNGHQSHFRMLGGAEGARSIVHLAGLFELADRAGLLAKPELAVRRMKQTLAMAGIE; via the coding sequence ATGAACGGGACAACTACGATCAAACTGCCTCAGGCAGACGGCTCGCTGCTAGATTATAAGCTTGCGAACACCGAGCCGATCACGGCGCCGGCCTTGCCGCTGCGCAGCCGGATCGCCTATTCCGCCGCACATGTCGTCTGCGATCCGCGATCGGATGCAGAGCCCATGCTGGGAGCGGCAATCGACTGGCAGGCTACGATGGCGTACCGGCATCACCTCTGGTCGCTCGGCCTCGCGGTTGCCGAAGCGATGGATACCGCGCAGCGGGGGATGGGGCTTGATTGGCTCCGGGCGAAGGAGCTGATCGGGCATTCGCTCGCGGAAGCGGAGGCCGTGAAAGGCCGGATCGCATGCGGAGCCGGCACGGATCAGCTGGTTCCGGGACCGCAGGTCATGATCGAGCAGGTCATCGAAGCGTACGCGGAGCAATGCGAATATATCGAGAGCCGCGGCGGCCAAGTCATTCTCATGGCAAGCCGCGCGCTTGCGGCCGCGGCGAAATCGCCGGCCGACTACGAGCGAGTATACGGCACGATACTGCGGCAGGTTTCCCGGCCGGTCATTCTGCATTGGCTGGGCGACATGTTCGATCCGGCATTAGCCGGTTATTGGGGCGAACGGGATGCCGATGCGGCGATGGAGGTCTGTCTCCGTGTCATACACGCGTATCCGGATAAGGTGGACGGCATCAAGATTTCGCTGCTCGACGCCGACAAGGAAGTGCGGATGCGCCGCAGATTGCCGAGCGGCGTCCGGATGTATACCGGCGACGATTTCAACTATCCGGCATTGATCGAAGGCGACGAGCACGGCTACAGCCATGCGCTTCTCGGCATTTTCGATGCGATCGCGCCGGTTGCGGCAGCAGCAATCCATGCGCTGGATAACGGGGATACGGACCGGTATCGCGCGTTGCTCGCGCCGACGCTGCCGTTGTCGCGGCATATTTTCCAGCGGCCGACTTATGCCTACAAGACGGGAATTGTCTTCATGGCTTACTTGAATGGCCATCAATCGCATTTCCGCATGCTCGGCGGCGCGGAAGGCGCGAGGTCGATCGTCCATCTCGCCGGGCTGTTCGAGCTGGCGGACCGCGCGGGGCTGCTCGCGAAGCCGGAATTGGCGGTGCGCCGCATGAAGCAGACGCTTGCCATGGCGGGAATCGAATAG
- a CDS encoding right-handed parallel beta-helix repeat-containing protein yields the protein MGILAPRRTFMALIAAAMLISPFTIGSVPKANGAAAPFKLKALFNVDAESGAYDATKSFAFETDMKDGYKTVEIPVSALKTLTADGKLGSIAFVPADAAMNEDGEVVNGWPETKDAVYVDKMSIGGIQLFTNEAKRPFMFQNFSNEEDLYYSYAINGTVAPKCGVNNSRCLTFSVAGSAGTSWIVFNEPIDLTGMGGKDKLKFELDLSSVSYADWAPAPAKPQPGPNDAPPATVEIGPGKAYENIGDFAWETLKAGDVVYVYYRPEPYKEKIGIFAEGTKEKPIIVHGVPGPNGELPKIDGNGATARAANPIPNANRSLVRIGKDSQPAKYVTFENFEVYDAHASKKYTNASGAQASYAFNATGIWIDNGDHVTLRNNRIHDNGNGIFGSSSMYVWEGALIDYTSKDLLIQGNSVYGNGNVGRMFEHNSYIAAIGTVYENNRYGDLLAGSQGYGLKDRGAGTVVRYNWIEGGRRQIALDDGEDTPRIVLDPTYNNSFVYANVLVEHDHLFDTWGDDEIINFGGDDAAVPDRHGTLNFFNNTILTYRQARVYGQDGVPNLKDPGRVERTVLFYAPGKHVDARNNVFHRAGANPAPLVITDDDASIELRNNWFTEGYFYDFNEPDRHPDKNIGTITGADPGLINLSLEAQNYQLKAGSPLIDAGGGLPNAYGDLLAKEYAPHQQSVKRPDKGKTDIGAFEYVK from the coding sequence ATGGGAATTCTTGCACCCAGACGAACGTTCATGGCGCTCATTGCAGCGGCGATGCTGATCTCGCCGTTCACGATTGGCAGCGTTCCCAAGGCAAACGGGGCTGCGGCGCCGTTCAAGCTGAAAGCATTGTTCAACGTCGATGCCGAAAGCGGCGCATACGACGCAACAAAATCGTTCGCCTTCGAAACCGACATGAAGGACGGCTACAAGACCGTCGAAATTCCCGTCTCCGCGCTGAAGACGCTGACGGCGGACGGCAAGCTTGGCAGCATCGCGTTCGTGCCCGCCGATGCGGCAATGAACGAAGACGGCGAGGTTGTAAACGGCTGGCCGGAAACGAAGGACGCCGTCTACGTGGATAAGATGAGCATCGGCGGCATTCAGTTGTTCACGAACGAAGCGAAACGGCCGTTCATGTTTCAAAACTTCTCGAACGAGGAGGACTTGTATTATTCCTACGCGATCAACGGCACGGTCGCGCCAAAATGCGGCGTGAACAATTCGAGATGCCTGACCTTCTCCGTCGCCGGCAGCGCAGGCACGTCGTGGATCGTGTTCAATGAGCCGATCGATCTGACGGGCATGGGCGGCAAGGATAAATTGAAATTCGAGCTGGATCTGAGCAGCGTCAGCTACGCGGATTGGGCACCGGCGCCAGCGAAGCCGCAGCCGGGTCCGAACGATGCGCCCCCGGCAACGGTCGAAATCGGTCCGGGCAAGGCGTACGAGAACATCGGCGACTTTGCCTGGGAAACGCTGAAAGCGGGCGACGTCGTATATGTGTACTATCGGCCCGAGCCGTATAAGGAGAAGATCGGCATCTTCGCGGAAGGCACGAAGGAGAAGCCGATCATCGTTCATGGCGTCCCGGGACCGAACGGCGAGCTGCCTAAGATCGATGGGAACGGAGCGACGGCGCGCGCAGCGAACCCGATCCCGAACGCGAACCGCTCGCTTGTGCGCATCGGCAAGGACAGCCAGCCTGCGAAGTACGTCACGTTCGAGAATTTCGAGGTGTACGACGCTCACGCCTCGAAGAAGTACACGAACGCCAGCGGCGCGCAAGCCAGTTATGCATTCAACGCCACGGGCATCTGGATCGACAACGGGGATCATGTGACGCTGCGCAACAATCGCATTCACGATAACGGAAACGGCATATTCGGTTCCTCGTCCATGTATGTATGGGAAGGAGCGCTCATCGATTACACGTCGAAGGATCTGCTCATCCAAGGGAATTCCGTTTACGGCAACGGAAACGTCGGCCGGATGTTCGAGCATAACAGTTACATTGCCGCCATCGGCACGGTATACGAGAACAACCGCTACGGCGATTTGCTGGCAGGTTCGCAGGGTTACGGCCTGAAGGACCGCGGCGCGGGCACGGTCGTCAGGTACAATTGGATCGAGGGCGGAAGAAGGCAGATCGCGCTCGATGATGGCGAGGATACGCCGCGGATCGTATTGGATCCGACCTACAACAACTCGTTCGTCTATGCCAACGTGCTGGTCGAGCATGACCACTTGTTCGATACGTGGGGTGACGACGAGATCATCAATTTCGGCGGCGACGATGCGGCCGTGCCGGATCGTCACGGTACGCTCAATTTCTTCAACAATACGATCCTCACCTACCGTCAAGCCCGCGTTTACGGGCAAGACGGCGTGCCGAACCTGAAGGATCCGGGCCGCGTCGAGCGTACGGTGCTCTTCTATGCGCCGGGCAAGCATGTGGACGCGCGCAACAATGTCTTCCACCGTGCCGGAGCGAATCCCGCACCGCTCGTGATCACGGACGACGACGCCTCGATCGAGCTGCGCAACAACTGGTTCACGGAAGGGTACTTCTACGATTTCAACGAGCCCGACCGTCATCCGGACAAAAATATCGGTACGATTACAGGCGCTGATCCGGGTTTGATCAACTTATCGCTGGAAGCGCAGAATTATCAATTGAAGGCGGGATCGCCGCTTATCGATGCCGGAGGCGGCCTGCCGAACGCATACGGCGACTTGCTCGCCAAGGAGTACGCGCCGCATCAGCAAAGCGTGAAGCGTCCGGACAAAGGCAAAACCGACATCGGCGCGTTCGAGTATGTCAAGTGA
- a CDS encoding creatininase family protein, with the protein MKKYYEADKVAQEVPFEPIPEETRALYLRPGELLAIQERFPVAYLPLGTLEWHGRHNPLGVDAIKAERLCMEAAKLAGGVVMPAIHFAADAYWDAGFGIGYGMDATAGYALPGSFYGIETSLFVSLVVNACRNYLNRGFKLVVLVSGHNPSIQQNVLDEVCYACKTDEGAEPVCFTMDYLLMEPDDPLRASDHAACIETSMMLYLNGERVNMGANAGHVREHLGVGGARPYSEATAEEGEIRFARQAAGLAKLASGRLGKLLNTN; encoded by the coding sequence GTGAAGAAATATTACGAGGCGGACAAAGTCGCCCAAGAAGTTCCATTTGAACCCATACCCGAAGAAACGAGAGCGCTCTATCTGCGGCCGGGCGAACTGCTTGCCATCCAGGAGAGGTTCCCCGTCGCGTACCTGCCGCTCGGCACGCTGGAATGGCACGGCCGCCATAATCCGCTAGGCGTCGATGCCATCAAAGCCGAACGGCTGTGCATGGAAGCAGCCAAGCTGGCCGGCGGCGTCGTGATGCCGGCGATCCATTTTGCCGCGGACGCTTACTGGGATGCGGGTTTCGGGATCGGCTACGGGATGGACGCGACCGCCGGCTATGCGCTTCCGGGCTCGTTTTATGGCATCGAGACAAGTTTATTCGTTTCGCTGGTCGTGAACGCATGCCGCAATTATTTGAACCGCGGCTTCAAGCTTGTCGTGCTCGTATCGGGCCATAACCCTTCCATTCAGCAGAACGTCCTCGATGAAGTCTGCTACGCCTGCAAGACGGACGAAGGCGCTGAACCAGTATGCTTTACAATGGATTACCTGCTGATGGAGCCGGACGATCCGCTTCGAGCCAGCGACCATGCCGCCTGCATCGAGACGAGCATGATGCTTTATTTGAATGGGGAGCGCGTCAATATGGGAGCCAATGCGGGCCATGTCCGCGAGCATCTCGGCGTCGGCGGCGCTCGTCCCTACTCGGAGGCTACGGCGGAAGAGGGGGAAATCCGCTTCGCCCGCCAAGCCGCGGGACTCGCGAAGCTGGCGAGCGGGCGGTTGGGCAAGCTGTTGAACACAAATTAA